A stretch of Miscanthus floridulus cultivar M001 chromosome 13, ASM1932011v1, whole genome shotgun sequence DNA encodes these proteins:
- the LOC136499229 gene encoding ethanolamine-phosphate cytidylyltransferase-like, translating to MMMGLLAFESHQGLWNSGYYSQLFGIGGVLITLTFLMLSTGYFGGIGAPFAPYFWPYLGQVPKKREHKRPVRVYMDGCFDLMHYGHANALRQAKLLGDQLVVGVVSDEEIVANKGPPVLSMEERLTLVSGLKWVDEVIPNAPYEITEEFMNTLFNKYNIDYIIHGDDPCLLPDGTDAYALAKKVGRYKQIKRTEGVSSTDIVGRILLTFKQKDTDTDLNVAVAEKAGEKSNDEVKSQLSHFLPTSRRIMQFSNGQAPSPGARVVYVDGAFDLFHAGHVEFLRSARQLGDFLLVGIYDDQSIRDRRGCRPIMHLHERTLSVLACRYVDEVIIGAPWEVSKDMITTFNISLVVHGTVAEGNSAGEIDPYAVPKSMDIFQTIRSPKSITTLSVATRIVDNHEAYKKRNLKKKASEDRYYTQKKFVSGD from the exons ATGATGATGGGATTACTAGCGTTTGAGAGCCACCAGGGGCTCTGGAACAGCGGATACTATTCACAGTTGTTTGGAATTGGAGGAGTTCTGATCACTCTTACCTTTCTTATGTTATCCACGGGCTACTTTGGGGGGATTGGTGCTCCATTTGCTCCGTATTTCTGGCCGTATCTAGGACAAGTACCAAAGAAGAGGGAACACAAAAGGCCTGTGAGAGTGTACATGGATGGATGCTTTGATCTCATGCACTACGGCCATGCAAATGCATTGCGGCAGGCTAAGTTGCTGGGAGATCAGCTTGTAGTTGGAGTTGTCAGTGATGAGGAGATTGTGGCAAATAAAGGTCCACCTGTCCTTTCCATGGAAGAGAG GTTGACTCTTGTTAGTGGTCTGAAGTGGGTTGATGAGGTCATTCCCAATGCACCCTATGAGATAACAGAAGAATTCATGAATACTCTCTtcaacaagtacaacattgatTACATTATTCATGGAGATGATCCTTGTCTTCTACCTGATGGCACTGATGCATATGCATTAGCAAAGAAGGTCGGGCGTTACAAGCAAATCAAGCGAACAGAAGGCGTCTCGAGCACTGATATAGTTG GGAGGATACTGCTAACATTCAAGCAGAAAGATACTGACACTGATTTAAATGTTGCCGTTGCTGAGAAGGCTGGAGAGAAATCAAACGATGAAGTGAAAAGTCAGCTATCTCATTTTCTTCCAACTTCTCGCCGGATCATGCAGTTTTCAAATGGGCAG GCTCCTTCGCCAGGTGCTCGTGTTGTCTATGTAGATGGCGCATTTGATCTTTTCCACGCTGGCCATGTTGAG TTCCTCAGGAGTGCTAGACAACTTGGTGACTTCCTTCTTGTGGGTATCTATGACGACCAGTCTATCAG GGATAGAAGAGGCTGTCGTCCTATAATGCATCTCCATGAGCGTACTCTTAGTGTTCTTGCCTGCCGCTATGTTGATGAAGTCATTATTGGTGCGCCATGGGAAGTTTCTAAGGACATG ATCACTACGTTTAACATTTCATTGGTTGTCCATGGGACTGTAGCCGAGGGTAATTCAGCT GGTGAAATTGATCCTTATGCTGTTCCAAAGAGCATGGACATTTTTCAGACAATCAGGAGCCCAAAATCTATAACAACATTGTCAGTGGCGACAAGAATAGTTGACAATCATGAAGCTTACAAG AAGAGGAACTTGAAAAAGAAGGCTAGCGAAGACCGGTACTACACACAAAAGAAATTTGTTTCTGGAGACTAG